In Thermodesulfobacteriota bacterium, the following are encoded in one genomic region:
- a CDS encoding cbb3-type cytochrome c oxidase subunit I, producing the protein MLESEKKLGYGWMLFAVFSLVFAGIFAFLVAMARTPYIEDILPLGGDYIYVALVGHVILAVVIWFLAFEGFMWVLTSTVHLGQPQRSPLLGWLSLASASLGTALIVITAIFGLGEAELANYVPILIHPLFYTGLALFAAGIVLNLVNTFGTLLKARAEWKTEKKERKPFPILTLGMAAAAVAVAVAFICFGLSGFFQFITGKAFFDLERFFWGGGHVLQFANTIAMVTVWVYLARLTLGREPIGRKAAVGAYLYYLAFVAAAPFVYFIHDTATQAYKELFTEIMRWGLGPPTMVFVLAVVYMLVTKKGTEFEGRALPWGNPGFSSLVLSMAVFMLGGVLALMISGVNTIIPAHYHCVIGAVTIAFMGLFYEVLPLLNRSIYSKRMAKIQPYLYSLGIVLFAAGLFIAGTHGVQRKTYGAEQNLDTIWKTLGMGIMGVGGLVAIAGGITFVWNALLSLLRRPLKCGESGEGAEGGEA; encoded by the coding sequence ATGTTAGAGAGCGAGAAAAAACTAGGCTACGGCTGGATGCTGTTCGCGGTCTTTTCGCTCGTGTTCGCCGGGATATTCGCCTTCCTGGTGGCCATGGCGAGAACGCCTTATATAGAGGACATCCTGCCGCTCGGGGGGGACTATATCTACGTGGCGCTCGTGGGCCACGTGATACTGGCCGTTGTGATATGGTTCCTGGCCTTCGAGGGCTTTATGTGGGTGCTGACGAGCACCGTACACCTCGGGCAGCCCCAGAGGAGCCCGCTTCTCGGTTGGCTCTCACTCGCCTCCGCCTCTCTGGGCACCGCACTCATAGTGATTACGGCGATATTCGGGTTGGGCGAGGCCGAGCTGGCCAACTACGTGCCGATCCTTATCCACCCGCTTTTCTATACGGGGCTCGCGCTCTTCGCCGCGGGCATCGTTTTAAACCTCGTAAATACCTTCGGTACGCTCCTTAAGGCCCGGGCCGAGTGGAAGACGGAAAAAAAGGAAAGAAAACCGTTTCCAATCCTGACCCTCGGCATGGCCGCGGCCGCCGTTGCCGTTGCCGTTGCCTTTATCTGTTTCGGCCTTTCGGGCTTTTTCCAGTTCATCACGGGCAAGGCGTTTTTCGACCTCGAGCGGTTTTTCTGGGGCGGCGGGCACGTGCTCCAGTTCGCCAACACCATAGCCATGGTCACGGTCTGGGTCTACCTGGCGCGGCTTACCCTGGGCAGGGAGCCCATAGGGCGTAAGGCGGCCGTGGGGGCATACCTCTACTACCTCGCGTTCGTGGCTGCGGCGCCGTTCGTCTACTTCATACACGATACGGCCACCCAGGCCTATAAGGAACTCTTTACCGAGATAATGCGCTGGGGGCTCGGGCCGCCCACCATGGTCTTCGTCCTGGCGGTGGTCTATATGCTCGTTACGAAGAAGGGGACGGAGTTCGAGGGCAGGGCGCTCCCGTGGGGCAACCCCGGCTTCTCCTCGCTCGTGCTCTCCATGGCCGTCTTCATGCTCGGCGGGGTGCTGGCGCTCATGATAAGCGGGGTAAACACCATCATCCCGGCCCATTATCATTGTGTAATAGGCGCCGTCACCATCGCCTTCATGGGGCTCTTTTATGAAGTTTTACCTTTACTTAACAGGTCGATCTATAGTAAAAGGATGGCAAAGATACAGCCCTACCTCTACAGTCTGGGGATAGTCCTTTTCGCCGCCGGGCTTTTCATCGCCGGTACCCACGGCGTGCAGCGGAAGACTTACGGGGCCGAGCAGAACCTCGATACCATCTGGAAGACGCTCGGCATGGGCATTATGGGTGTCGGGGGGCTCGTGGCCATAGCCGGCGGCATAACGTTCGTATGGAACGCGCTACTCTCGCTTCTCCGGAGACCATTGAAGTGTGGGGAGAGTGGAGAGGGGGCAGAGGGCGGCGAGGCGTAG
- a CDS encoding NifU family protein has protein sequence MREKVEEALESIRPALQADGGDIRLVDIDEENGIVRVELQGACSGCPSSQITLQMGVERAIKERIPSIKQVVSV, from the coding sequence ATGAGAGAAAAGGTCGAAGAGGCTCTCGAGAGCATCCGCCCGGCGTTGCAGGCCGACGGAGGGGACATAAGGCTCGTGGACATCGACGAGGAGAACGGGATCGTAAGGGTCGAACTCCAGGGCGCATGCTCGGGATGCCCGAGTTCCCAGATAACGCTTCAGATGGGGGTCGAGCGGGCCATAAAGGAGAGGATCCCCAGCATAAAGCAGGTCGTCTCCGTCTAA